The Bernardetia litoralis DSM 6794 genome includes a window with the following:
- a CDS encoding response regulator yields the protein MSIRPNSYKILVADDYDSNLAVIESIFEESGQVFEIIYAHDGLSAYEQGISESPDLIIMDWEMPQMTGIEAVRKLKARPDTQHIPIIMTTAFTSSEHLETALQAGAIDYVRKPIDEVELLARVNSALQLVTSYKQILSQKDEIQEKTKKLEAAFDEIEKKNDKIMSSIKYAKRIQDALLQPTASLQNLIQDSFILYKPRDVVSGDFYWFSEKDDKIIIAAVDCTGHGVPGAFMSMLGDTYLNQVVGVMGIIEPNKILSQLHESIRMALKQDATQNRDGMDISVCVIDKKEKTLKFAGAKNPLVYIRDGEVIRVKGDTSSIGGKSGELTFTTHTIELTDEPTPFYIYSDGYQDQFSSGMHSKFMAKRFRKLLHKVHKYPFAEQKDILNHILKDWMRQTRQVDDILVIGFSI from the coding sequence GTGTCAATACGTCCAAATTCTTACAAAATCTTAGTGGCTGATGATTATGATAGCAATTTAGCTGTCATTGAGAGTATTTTCGAAGAATCTGGACAAGTATTTGAAATTATTTATGCTCATGATGGGCTTTCAGCTTATGAACAAGGAATTTCTGAATCTCCTGATTTGATTATCATGGATTGGGAAATGCCTCAAATGACAGGAATTGAAGCTGTCAGAAAACTAAAAGCAAGACCTGATACACAGCACATTCCAATCATTATGACGACAGCTTTTACTTCGTCTGAACATTTAGAAACTGCTCTTCAAGCTGGTGCAATAGATTATGTCAGAAAACCGATTGATGAAGTAGAACTTTTGGCTCGTGTAAATTCTGCCTTACAACTTGTTACTTCCTACAAACAAATTTTATCTCAAAAAGATGAAATTCAAGAAAAAACAAAGAAATTAGAAGCAGCCTTTGATGAAATAGAAAAGAAAAATGATAAAATAATGAGCAGTATCAAATATGCAAAACGCATACAAGATGCTCTCCTCCAACCGACTGCCTCATTACAAAATTTAATCCAAGATTCATTTATTCTCTACAAACCTCGTGATGTAGTTAGTGGAGATTTTTATTGGTTTTCTGAAAAAGATGATAAAATTATTATTGCAGCCGTCGATTGTACTGGTCATGGTGTTCCAGGGGCATTTATGTCTATGTTAGGCGATACTTATCTCAATCAAGTAGTGGGAGTAATGGGAATTATTGAACCAAATAAAATCTTGAGTCAGTTGCATGAATCTATCCGAATGGCTCTCAAACAAGATGCTACACAAAATCGTGATGGAATGGATATTTCAGTTTGTGTAATTGATAAAAAAGAAAAAACACTCAAATTTGCAGGTGCAAAAAACCCATTGGTTTATATTCGTGATGGTGAAGTGATTAGAGTAAAAGGTGATACAAGTTCTATTGGGGGAAAAAGTGGAGAGCTTACTTTTACAACTCATACCATTGAATTAACCGACGAACCAACTCCATTTTATATTTATTCTGATGGTTATCAAGACCAATTCAGTAGTGGGATGCACAGTAAATTTATGGCAAAACGCTTCCGAAAACTCCTTCATAAAGTTCATAAATACCCATTTGCAGAACAAAAAGACATCTTAAATCATATCCTCAAAGATTGGATGCGCCAAACTCGCCAAGTAGATGATATTTTAGTAATTGGATTTTCTATATAA
- a CDS encoding TlpA family protein disulfide reductase: MKNKLAFICLLFLTFFSVSSVFAQDSTSIKIILPQTDEWKVENVEMAYLRPIYIGDNISIIFEKTDSTKNSWQAKIPNTISGNYFFAIGRKVGFNLLVFSNDEIEISFDEETKPTFLKGKTAKENQITYNWNTDYFFSHREWANEDSTTFISKLDSMTKKVLFDYENSIKDFTPNTVFDVYFRNQLIVEQLQGFDSYVYDRNQLLKKNLSEKMPLEYYEAKPKLKMSVEENQLYSSEYISYLSSQIMNENCRKNEHEEINNATTFCTYQHIKTLKESKLKKLLIINILDELIDSWSQDENKSAIIFEEFKENYPNDEYIEFLEEKIALQKRFAKGQNAPTFSLKNKDGKQISLSDLKGKYVLLDFWATWCKPCLAQIPYSKKLEEEYKNEDIEFVYICIDDGKERWENHLTKENPSGIQLFADKEESDELRSNYNINGIPSYMLIDKEGKIITQKITPSYNGKEILETIFKEEK, encoded by the coding sequence ATGAAAAATAAATTAGCTTTTATCTGTCTTCTATTTCTAACTTTTTTCTCTGTTTCTTCTGTTTTTGCACAAGATTCTACTTCTATCAAAATTATTCTCCCTCAGACAGATGAGTGGAAAGTAGAGAATGTAGAAATGGCTTATTTGCGTCCCATTTATATAGGAGATAATATTAGTATTATTTTTGAAAAAACAGATTCTACAAAAAATAGTTGGCAAGCTAAAATACCTAATACTATTAGTGGAAACTATTTTTTTGCTATTGGTAGAAAAGTAGGTTTTAATCTGCTTGTTTTTTCAAATGATGAAATAGAAATTTCTTTTGATGAAGAAACAAAGCCTACTTTTTTGAAAGGTAAAACAGCTAAGGAAAATCAAATTACTTATAATTGGAATACTGATTATTTTTTTTCGCATAGAGAATGGGCAAATGAAGATTCAACTACTTTCATATCCAAACTAGATAGCATGACAAAAAAAGTTCTTTTTGATTACGAAAACTCAATTAAAGATTTTACTCCAAATACTGTTTTTGATGTGTATTTTCGTAACCAACTTATCGTTGAACAACTACAAGGATTTGATTCTTATGTTTATGACAGAAATCAATTACTAAAAAAGAATTTGTCCGAAAAAATGCCTTTAGAATATTATGAAGCAAAACCAAAATTGAAAATGAGTGTAGAAGAAAATCAGCTTTATTCTTCAGAGTATATAAGTTATCTTTCTAGTCAAATTATGAATGAAAATTGTAGAAAAAATGAGCATGAGGAAATAAATAATGCAACAACTTTTTGCACTTATCAACATATCAAAACATTGAAAGAGAGTAAGTTAAAAAAACTATTAATCATAAATATTTTAGATGAATTAATTGATAGTTGGTCGCAGGACGAAAATAAATCAGCTATTATCTTTGAAGAATTTAAAGAAAATTATCCAAATGATGAATATATTGAGTTTTTAGAAGAAAAGATAGCTTTACAAAAACGCTTTGCAAAAGGACAAAATGCTCCTACTTTTTCATTAAAAAATAAAGATGGAAAACAAATTTCTTTATCTGATTTAAAGGGGAAATATGTTTTACTAGATTTTTGGGCTACTTGGTGTAAACCTTGTTTGGCACAAATTCCGTATTCCAAAAAGCTAGAGGAAGAATATAAAAATGAAGACATAGAGTTTGTTTATATTTGTATAGATGATGGAAAAGAGCGTTGGGAAAATCATTTAACTAAAGAAAATCCAAGTGGCATTCAGCTTTTTGCAGATAAGGAAGAATCAGATGAGCTTAGAAGCAATTATAATATTAATGGAATACCGTCTTATATGCTTATAGATAAAGAAGGCAAAATTATTACTCAGAAAATTACGCCCTCTTATAATGGAAAAGAAATCTTAGAAACTATCTTTAAAGAAGAAAAATAA
- a CDS encoding N-acetylmuramoyl-L-alanine amidase family protein has protein sequence MNNFLKSLPYLFCVALFGLTFFSFTTKDTTNFTVVIDAGHGGKDPGCSGSKTKEKDIALAVALKVGAYIKENLKDVKVVYTRSTDVFIELDERTAIANRNKADLFISIHCNAADNKKVFGAETYTIGMHKTDGNLDVAMRENAVILKEENHKEKYKFDPYSIISYIKMSNFQSTNQTKSIDFATKVQKQFEERVFRENRGVKQSGFLVLWKTAMPAALIEIGFLSNIKEEGYLKTDNGQSYIASGIYRAFKEYKNEISAK, from the coding sequence ATGAATAATTTTTTAAAATCTCTTCCTTATTTATTTTGTGTAGCCTTATTTGGCTTAACATTTTTTAGTTTTACTACTAAAGATACTACTAATTTTACGGTTGTCATTGATGCAGGACATGGAGGCAAAGACCCTGGTTGTTCGGGCAGTAAGACAAAAGAAAAAGATATTGCGCTTGCTGTTGCTTTGAAAGTAGGAGCTTATATCAAAGAAAATCTTAAAGATGTAAAGGTAGTTTATACAAGAAGTACAGATGTTTTTATAGAATTAGATGAAAGAACAGCTATTGCAAACCGTAATAAAGCGGATTTATTTATTTCTATTCATTGCAATGCAGCCGACAATAAAAAAGTTTTTGGAGCAGAAACTTATACTATCGGAATGCACAAAACAGACGGAAATCTTGATGTAGCCATGCGTGAGAATGCTGTTATTTTGAAAGAAGAAAACCACAAAGAAAAGTATAAATTTGACCCTTACAGTATTATTTCATATATCAAGATGTCAAACTTTCAGAGTACCAATCAAACCAAAAGTATTGATTTTGCTACTAAAGTGCAAAAACAGTTTGAAGAGCGTGTATTTAGAGAAAATAGAGGTGTAAAACAAAGTGGTTTTTTGGTTTTGTGGAAAACAGCAATGCCAGCAGCACTCATAGAAATTGGATTTTTGAGTAATATAAAAGAAGAGGGTTATCTCAAAACTGATAACGGACAAAGCTACATTGCTTCAGGTATCTATCGTGCTTTCAAAGAATACAAAAATGAGATTTCTGCAAAGTAG